One Phaseolus vulgaris cultivar G19833 chromosome 4, P. vulgaris v2.0, whole genome shotgun sequence DNA window includes the following coding sequences:
- the LOC137838489 gene encoding uncharacterized protein, with the protein MKNLHKDIKLRIEKKVGKYAEFANKRRKALLFDVGDWVWLHLRKDRFPTQRKYKLMPHGDGPFQVLKRINDNAYELDMADTFLGSHTFNISDLTPFSVGLQNSWSNSLQLGEYDGDQDQEEKEAEDEDAQEDISSSSFLPQRITRSKFKELESSGQMFSLLVVSFV; encoded by the coding sequence atgaaaaatttgcataaagacataaagttgagaattgagaagaaggttggcaagtatgctgaattTGCCAACAAAAGGAGGAAAGCATTATTGTTTGATGtaggtgattgggtttggcttcatttgaggaaagatcgttttcctactcaaaggaagtacAAACTTATGCCTCATGGAGATGGACCTTttcaagtcctaaagaggattaatgataatgcttatgagttagatatggcTGATACATTTCTTGgtagtcatacatttaatatcagtgatctaactcctttttctgtaggtctccagaattcgtggtcgaattctctccaactcggggagtatgatggagatcaagatcaagaagaaaaGGAAGCCGAAGATGAAGATGCTCAAGAGGAtattagctcatcatcctttttacctcaaaggattacaaggagcaaatttaaagaattagaaAGTAGTggtcaaatgttttctcttttggtagtatcttttgtataa